The Deltaproteobacteria bacterium genome has a segment encoding these proteins:
- a CDS encoding GTP-binding protein: MGKAKFERTKPHLNVGTIGHIDHGKTTLTAAITKVLS; encoded by the coding sequence ATGGGTAAGGCGAAATTTGAGAGAACAAAGCCGCATTTGAATGTTGGTACCATAGGTCATATAGATCATGGGAAGACCACATTAACGGCCGCTATAACAAAGGTATTATCG